The proteins below come from a single Prolixibacter sp. NT017 genomic window:
- the recO gene encoding DNA repair protein RecO, translating to MQQKTRAIVLHYLRYGETSMIVTLYTEAFGRMSFMMQGVRGKKSRSKANLLQPLFLLDMEVSYKPGRELQRVKEMRNAVPYSSIPFEIGKSTQAMFLSEILYKVLQEEEPRPELFEFLFHAIQYLDLATEGTANFHLVFLLQFARYLGFGPRDNYSEEKPYFDLRNGVFVTMPPPHSEYLHKDESRLFAKLIHVNFDSLETLKLDHKLRDRYLEALLDYFSLHLGSTIHIKSLPVLRELFS from the coding sequence ATGCAACAGAAAACACGCGCCATTGTCCTCCATTACCTTCGCTACGGCGAAACCAGCATGATTGTCACGCTGTACACTGAAGCGTTCGGGCGGATGTCGTTCATGATGCAAGGCGTTCGTGGAAAGAAGTCGCGCAGCAAAGCCAACCTGTTGCAGCCACTCTTCCTGCTCGATATGGAAGTTTCGTACAAACCGGGCCGCGAACTGCAGCGCGTAAAGGAGATGCGCAATGCGGTGCCTTACTCTTCCATTCCATTCGAAATCGGGAAATCGACACAGGCCATGTTCCTCTCGGAAATTCTTTACAAGGTGTTGCAGGAAGAAGAACCGCGTCCCGAACTGTTTGAATTCCTGTTTCACGCGATACAGTACCTCGATTTGGCAACCGAAGGAACCGCCAACTTCCATCTGGTATTTCTGCTGCAGTTTGCCCGCTATCTGGGCTTCGGACCGAGGGACAATTATTCCGAAGAAAAACCGTATTTCGACTTGCGCAACGGCGTGTTTGTCACCATGCCGCCTCCGCATTCTGAGTACCTGCACAAGGACGAAAGCCGCCTGTTCGCTAAGCTGATTCACGTCAATTTCGATTCGCTCGAAACCCTAAAACTCGATCACAAACTGCGCGACCGCTACCTCGAAGCACTGCTCGACTATTTCAGTTTGCATCTCGGGAGTACCATCCACATTAAATCCCTCCCGGTACTAAGGGAATTATTTTCGTAA